The region ACAGCCAGGCGGCGGCGTCACTGGCCCGCAATCCCAAACACATCGAAATCTCCACCAACGTTTACGCAAGCCCCGCCAGTAAAGCGGCCTGCTGCGACAAGCTCGATATGGTTATCCTGAGCGCGCTGGAAATTGACGTCGGGTTTAACGTCAACGTGATAACCGGCTCCGATGGTGTGATGCGCGGCGCGTCCGGCGGTCACTGCGACGTGGCTGCGGCGGCGAATCTTACCATCGTGGTGGCGCCGCTGTTACGCAGCCGTATTCCCACGGTCGTCAAACGCGTCACTACCCGCCTGACGCCGGGCGAAAGTATTGATGTGCTGGTCACCGATCACGGCATTGCGGTCAATCCCGCGCGGCCGGAGGTGCGCGAACGGCTGGTTGCAGCGGGGCTTAACGTTGTTGATATCCACGCGCTGTGCGAACGCGCCGTGGCCATCGCCGGCGAGCCGAAACCGATTGAATTTACCGACCGCATCGTCGGCGTGGTGCGCTACCGCGACGGCAGCGTCATCGACGTGGTGCGTCAGGTTAAGGAGTAAAGCATGGAACCCGATACGCCCGTTTATCCGGGCGTCACGCTTGAGGAACTGCTGGCGGCGAAAGAGACGCGCGCGGGCCGACAGCAGGCGTGGCTTGCCCGCTATGGCCTGCCGGTGATTTCGCTCTCGCTGGTGACCCCCGGCCCGGTGAAAGACAGCGTGCGCTATCGCAACGCGTTCGCCGTGGCGGTACAGGCCTGCGATCAGCTGCTCTGGCAGCATCGCTGGCCGTGGCGCGCGCGCGAGGTGTTTCACGCCCGCACCGGCCCGACGGCGCTCTGGAGCGTCGCGCACCCGGCGAGCGAAATCAAAGCGCTATGTGTGGAGCTTGAGCAGACGCACCCGCTCGGCAGGGTATGGGATTTCGACATTCACTGCCCGCAGGCGGGCCAGGTGGGGCGCGCGTCGCTTGACCGTCCGGGGCGGCGCTGTCTGCTGTGCGACGAACCGGCTCACGCCTGCGCCCGTTCGCGCCGTCATCCGCGGGATGCGGTGGTCGGGCGCGTGGAGAAGATGATCGATGACTGGTTTGCCCGCGACTGAGCCGCGCCCGGCGCGCGTGCCTGATGTGCCGTCGCTCGCTGTGGCGGCGCTGTACGCCGAACTGAATCTGACGCCAAAGCCCGGGCTGGTGGATTGCGCCAACAGCGGCGCGCACGAGGATATGGATCATGCGCTGTTTGTCGCGAGCATCAAGGCGATCGCGCCCTGGCTGCGGGTGTTTTATGCGCAGGGCGCGCAGGACGCCGGGCATCCGGAAAGCGATATGCTGCGGCGTTTACGTCCGACGGGGCTCGCCTGCGAACAGGCGATGTTCAGCGCCACGGGCGGCGTGAATACGCATAAGGGCGGGATTTTCTCGCTCGGCCTGCTGTGTGCCGCCGCAGGCAGGCTGGCGGCGCAGGGCGAGCCGCTGACGGCAGCCACGCTCTGCATGACGGTGAGCGCGATGGCCTGCGGCATCGTGGCGCGCGAACTGGCCCACGGACGACGGGCCGCGACGGCGGGCGAGCGCCTGTATCGTCAGTTTGGCCTGACCGGCGCGCGCGGCGAGGCGGAAAGCGGCTTTGCAACGGTAAGACGCCACGTTTTGCCGTTCTGGCAGCACGCACCGGGAGACAAGGGGCTGCATCAGGCGCTGCTGCGGCTGATGGCAGTCAATCCGGATACGAATCTGGTCTCTCGCGGCGGGCTTGAGGGGCTGCGTTACGTGCAGGAGTACGCGAGTGGTCTGCTGGCGTGCGGCTGGGATAACAGGGCGCTGCGGGCGATGGACAAGGCGTTGATCGCGCGTCGTCTCAGCCCCGGCGGCAGCGCGGATTTGCTGGCGGTGAGCTGGCTGCTGGCAGCGTTGCCTGGATGATGTTGCGTAGAGGGTTTTTTTGCCAAAAGGCGCTTACCCGCCCTACGACAGGGGCTGTATTTTTGTGGGGCGCGTAAGCAACGCGCGGTAAAACGAAAGAGCAGGGGAAGCGCAGCGCCTCTCACCACGAGCGGCGCTGCGCCATTGTCGCGTTATTTGCGGCGGTAGCTCTTCTGCGCGGTATTCACCTTGTAGAGATACCGGCGTGATTCCGAGGACGGATGGCGAGTGGTAAGCGTCTCGTAGACCTCTCCTGGCGACATGCGGTTAATGATATTCACCGCCTGATCTTTATCGCTGGAGAACACGCGTAACACGCTGCCCGCGCCGCCGTTGTAGGCGGTTATCACGGCGTAACGACGCGAGGTCGGGTTGGCGATACCGCCCAGGTAGACATTGTCGAGCATCGCGAGATATGCGGTGCCGGTGTCAATATTGCTCTGCGGATCGAACAGGTAGCTGCGGCTCGGCGTACCCCATTTTCCCTGCGAGCGGAACACATCCTTACCGGCGCTGTGTTGCACAACCTGCATCAGCCCGAGCGCGTCGGCATGGCTCACCGCATACGGGTTGAACGACGATTCGGTCTGCATAATCGCGAGGATCAGCGATTCATCGACGCCATATTTGCGCGACGCCTGACGCACCATGCCAATATATTTATGGGCGCGTTTATCGAGGTGGTTCGGCACCAGGTTGATGGTCACGCTGTAGATAATGCGCAGGCCGTTGCTGCGACTCTTAAGGCGCGTTTGCAGCAGGTAGTCGGCGAATTTCGACGCGCGGCCTTCCCAGCGGATCGGCTGGCCGGTGTTGTCCACCACCTGGCCGTAGAGGAACGGCTCGCGGGAGATCTGAATATCGTTAACGTCAGAGTAGAGATCGATAGAGCCCGGATCGTCGCCCATAAGCAGCGTCGTGATGATCGCCTGACGCAGGCGCGCCGCCGGTTCGGTTCCGGCGATCGTCTCTACCGTAATGGTACCGTCGTCGAAGTTAATGTGGCTGCGAGTCTGATACTGATCGGTATATTTCACGTAGTCCTTCGGACCCGCGATTAAAACTTCGTTAAATCCCCAGATGTTTTCAATGTTATGGGCAAACTGACCCATCAGAATGTCAAACCCGTTGGTGTCCTTAATCCAGGCCTCGTTATAGGCGTTTTCGGCGTTTTTTTTACTGGAACAGGAGATGAGCAACGGCGCAATCAACGCGAGCGCAAATATTTTTTTCATCATTCCGGGTGTGCTGTTGGGTTAAGTGAAAGGGCCAGAGGCCCTTACTGTTGTTCCGGCGGCGTGTAGCCTTCGATATGCACTTCTTTGCCTTCAAACAGGAAGTTCACCATCTCCTGCTCCAGCAGCTTACGATGCTCAGGGTTCATCATATTGAGTTTTTTCTCGTTGATAAGCATGGTTTGCTTCTGCTGCCACTGCGCCCAGGCTTCTTTAGAGATTTCGCTATAGATACGCTTACCCAGTTCGCCCGGATAGAGCTGGAAATCCTGGCCTTCGGCGTCGCGCTGAAGGAAGGTACAAAAAATGGTTCTGCTCATCATTAATCCTCATGAATGGCGCGAGCGGGGCGGGACGCCACCGGCTCTGCGCGCACTTGCTGTAACAGGCGCTCAACGGGAGCGGCAAGGCCCACCGCTGGCGGCTGGGCTAAGTTATACCAGAGACCTGCCGCTTCATCCATGCAGGCGGCTGTCTGCTGCACGCCAAGCCACATCGGCACAATATCCAGATGGAAATGGCTGAAGGTGTGGCGAAACGCGGTAAGCTGCGTCAGGCCGTCGGCGGCAATACCGCGAGCGTGCAGCCACTCGCGCAGCGCGGTTTCGCTGTCAAACTGCGGAAAACAGTACAGGCCGCCCCACAGCCCCACCGGCGGGCGCTGCTGTAACAGCAACGCCTCCTCATGCTGGAGCAGCAGAAAATAGCCGGTTTTTTCCGGCAGCGTCTGCCTGGGCTTTTTGCCGGGATATTTCGCATAGCTGTGATGCGCATACGCCTCGCAGCCGGTATTGAGCGGGCAGATCTCGCATTTCGGCTTCGAGCGGGTGCACACCATCGCGCCAAGGTCCATCATCGCCTGGTTAAAACGCGCGACGCCTTCAGCCGGGGTGACCGTCTCGCTAATTTTCCACAGGCGGTTTTCCACCTCTTTTTTCCCGGGCCAGCCTTCGACCGCGTAACAGCGCGCCAGCACGCGTTTCACATTGCCGTCGAGGATCGGAAAGTGTTTGCCAAGCGATAACGAAAGCACCGCGCCGGCGGTCGAACGACCGACGCCTGGCAGCGCCGCCACGTCTTCAAAGGTTTCGGGGAATTTGCCGCCGTGCAGCGTCGCCACCTGCTGCGCCGCTTTATGTAAATTGCGGGCGCGGGCGTAATAGCCAAGACCAGTCCAGAGGTGCAGCACGTCGTCGAGCGGCGCGTTGGCCAGCGCCGTGACGTCAGGAAAGCGCGCCATAAAGCGCTCAAAATAGGGAATAACCGTCGTAACCTGCGTTTGTTGCAGCATCACTTCCGAGAGCCATACTTTGTAAGGGGTTTTTTCCTGCTGCCAGGGGAGGGTTTTGCGCCCATATTTGTCGTACCAGTCGAGCACCTGGCGGGAGAACTGCTGTGCCTGCATCATTAACGCGTGGCTTCCGGCTTGAAAAAATCAGGGGCTGTGATTCCAGCACAGGCCCCGCGGGCTGTAAACAGGAACTTTCCTGTGCTTGCATCGGGCAACTATCTTTGGATAATGCCCGTTTCCCGAACCACTACTCAAACAGACTAATCGCCATGAATAACGACGTCATTTCACCGGAATTTGATGAAAACGGCCGCCCGCTGCGCCGTATTCGCAGCTTCGTCCGCCGCCAGGGGCGCCTGACCAAAGGGCAGCAGCACGCGCTGGACCACTACTGGCCGGTGATGGGCGTTGAATACACCGCAGAGCCGCTGGATTTCGTCGCGCTGTTTGGCCGCGACGCGCCGGTCACCCTGGAAATCGGCTTCGGCATGGGCTCATCGCTTGTGGAAATGGCGAAAACCAACCCGCAGCAGAATTTTTTAGGCATTGAAGTGCACTCGCCGGGCGTGGGCGCCTGCCTGAGCGCCGCCCATGACGAGGGCGTCGAAAATCTGCGCGTGATGTGTCATGACGCGGTAGAGGTGCTGGAGAAAATGATCCCTGACGGCTCGCTGCATATGGTGCAGCTCTTCTTCCCGGATCCGTGGCACAAAGCGCGTCACAACAAGCGCCGCATCGTGCAGGCGCCGTTCGCGGAGCTGGTGCTGCGCAAATTGCAGCCCGGCGGCGTGTTCCATATGGCGACCGACTGGGAACCTTATGCCGAACATATGCTCGAAGTAATGTCCTCGGTGGAAGGTTATGAGAACCTGTCCCAGACTCAGGATTATGTACCGCGCCCGGCTTCGCGCCCGGTAACCAAATTTGAACAGCGTGGCCATCGTCTTGGTCACGGCGTATGGGACTTAATGTTCGGGAGAGTAAAATAATGGCGAAGAACCGTAGCCGTCGTCTGCGTAAAAAGATGCATATCGACGAATTCCAGGAGTTGGGTTTTACGGTGACCTGGCGTTTCCCGCAGGGCGCCACGGATGAGCAGATCAATACCACGGTTGATGAGCTGATCAGCGAGGCTATCGAGCCGAACGGTCTGGCCTTTGGCGGCAGCGGCAACCAGGCCTGGGAAGGGCTGGTGTTCCGTCAGCAGATCGGTAAGTGCACCGATGAAGACCGCGACGTGGTGCGCAAATGGCTGGAAGCGCGCGGCATGACGGATGTCCAGGTCAGTGAACTGGTCGACATCTGGTGGGATTAAGTGAAAAAAACGGGTCGGTTCTGCCGACCCGTTGGCATTTCAGGAGCGAGTATGATGCGTAAAGCGCTGCTGGGCGTATTGCTGGTGACGGCGATGCAGGCCCAGGCGGAATACAAATGCAGCGTCACGCCGCGCGACGACGTGGTGCTCAAGCCCCAGACCGTTCAGGTGGTGGGCGAAAACGGCGATCTGGTGATCGGCCCGGATGGCGCGGTGAAGTTTAACGGCAAGGCTGTCACGCTCTCCGCCGCTCAGCGTCAGCAGGCGCTCGACTATCAAAAAGCGCTGCGCGCCACGCTGCCGTGGGTCGATCAGGGCGCGCTGTCGCGCGTCGAGAAAGGCCGCGTCGCGCTGGATAAAATCATCGCTAAAGAGGTCGGCGAAAACAGCAGCATGCGCGGACGCCTGACCAAACTTGATGCCCAGCTGAAAACGCAGATGAACCGGATCATCGAACATCGCGACGACGGGCTGACGTTTCACTATAAAGCCATCGATCAGGTACGCGCTGATGGCCAGCAACTGGTGAATCAGGCGATGGGCGGCATCCTCCAGGACAGCATCAACGAAATGGGCGCCAAAGCGGTGCTGAAAGGCGGCGGCAACCCGCTGGAAGGCGTGCTCGGGAGCCTGGGCGGCCTGCAAACCGCGATTCAAAACGAATGGAAAAACCAGGAAGCGGATTTCCAGCAGTTCGGTCGCGAAGTCTGCACCCGCACCATTCAGCTTGAAGAGCAGCGCCAGGCGCTGGTCGGCAGCTTCAATTAAGCCTGAACGGGAGCCCGGCTCCCGTTCTGTTTTACGGCGCGCCCCTCTCCAGATACATTCCGTTACACAGAATCACAATCGCTTCCTCTTTGTCTTACTTTTTATCACTACGCTCTACGGGTGACTTCATAATCGGCGGGGATGCAGATGAAACGGGATATTTCAGCAGGAAGCCTTATTTCTCTCTTTTTGCTCGCCATCATTACCCTTAATGTCGCGGTGCTCTGGACGCAAAATTATTCGCCCGCAAGCGACGCCGCGAGCGCGTCGGCGAACGGCTGTGCGCCATCGGCGTTTGGCGTGGCGTATTGCGACGGCGAGCCGCTGTCAGGGCTCAGTGCCACGCCCGGCGGCCCGCTGCCCGGTGAGCCGCCGCTGCACCTCGCCCGCAACGCGCAGCCGCTCTTCTCCCCTGCGCAGATTGCGCTTTATCGCGACGCGCCCCCTGACCTTGAGCGCCTGGATTTTCCCTATGACTTCCCCGAAGACGCTCCCTGGATGGAGGATGAGGGGGAGGGTGCCTGGTAATCAAAAATCGGTGCCTGACGCAGAGTATTTCTGAACACGCCTCGCAGCGTGTTCGCGCCGTTCAGCACGTCTCCTGAAAAACGCGCATAGTGCGCGCAAAGGTCTGCCGGGGCCGCGCGCTGGCAGATTGCCCTTGTGTGTATGCGTGTGTATATTAATCAGGCCAGGAGGGCGGATGAGATCCAGCGATCTTATCAGGCGGCTACAGACGGCGGGCAGTGAATGCGTCAGGCACAACGGCGGCAGTCATCAGGTTTGGTGGTCGCCGTTGACCGGTAAAACATTTCCGGTGCCGCACCCGAAAAAGGATCTGCCGCCCGGCACGTTGAACGCCATTCTGAAAATGGCCGGACTGAAATCGTAAAACGCGGGAGGCGCACATGTTTTTTTCTGTAGGCGTTGAAACGCCCGACAGTGACGCTATGGCGTGGGGCATCGTGGTGCCCGCGCTGTGTAATGAAGCGTTTGGGTGTTATTCAGCGGCGGACGATCGCGCGAACATCGCGACGGCGGCGCGCGAGGCGATTCTGCTGGTGCTGGAGGAGATGATCCGCAGCGGTAAGTACCGCGCAGAGACGATCGCGGATGCGGGGCATCTTGTCTATGCCGCGCATCCGGATTATCGCGCTTACGATAGCTGGTTTGCGATCGAGGTCGATCTTAGCGGGCTCGAAGGGCGTCAGCAGCGGATTAATATCACGCTGCCGGATACGCTTATCCAGCGCATCGACAACCGGGTAAAAGCGAGCGCCGGACGATACCGGGACCGCAGCCACTTTCTGGCGCAGGCGGCGCGCCACGAATTACGCGAAGAATAAACGCCTGCCGGGCGGCAGGCGTATAACGGCTTTCCTCAGGGGCGAAGGGAAAATCAGGCTTAACGTTCCTTCGGCGCAAGCGCCGCGAAGGCGGCGCGGATCTCCTCTTCAGGCAGACGCGCGCCGATAAACACCAGCGTGCTGCGCGGTGTTTCGCCAGGTGCCCATTCGCGGTCCCAGTCGGCGCTGTAAAGACGCTGAACGCCCTGAAACAGCAGGCGGCGCGGCTCATTCTCAATAAATAACATTCCCTTGTAGCGCATGAGATTCTCATTGAAGCGCAGCAGCAACCCTTCCATAACGCGGGAAATCGCATCGAGCGCGACCGGGTAGTCGAAGCTCACCACGATGGAGGCGATATCGGTCTGCGTCGGGGCGGCGAAGTGAAAACGCGGCGCGGGCTCGACGATGCGCTCTTCCAGCATAAAGCCCTGGGTGTCGAAAATGAGCCGCAGGTCAACCTCGCCATGCACGACGCGATGCACCGGCGCGCGGGCGTTAATGCGCCGCAGGCGGGCCAGCAGGGCGTCGTCTTCGCCTGCGATATCGGTTTTGGTCAGCAGAATGCGGTCGGCGTAGCCGATTTGCGACTGCGCGAGCGCGTAGCGATCCATCTGCTGCCCGGCGTGGACCGCGTCCACCAGCGTTATTACGCCATCCAGCAGATAGCGCTCGCAGATGGTTTCATGAGAGAAAAATGCCTGCACAATCGGGCCGGGGTCGGCCTTGCCGGTACATTCGATAATCACCCGGTCGAACGTCGACGCGCCGCAGTCCCGCAGCGCCAGCAAATCGAGCAGCGTCGTTTCAAGCTCCTGCGAACGCGTACAGCAGATACAGCCGTTGCTTAACGTCTTTACCTGGGTGGCGCGGTTGCCGAGAAGTTCGCTGTCGATGGGCGTTTCGCCGAATTCGTTTTCAATGACTGCGATTTTGTAGCCGTGCTCAGCTTCCAGAATATGACGCAGCAGCGTGGTTTTTCCGGCGCCAAGAAAGCCGGTTAGCAGCGTGACCGCAACGGGTTGCATTTTTACCTCCGCAAATTGTCAGCAGCAGCGCATGCCGCCTTCACCGCTTCCGCCGTAGCGCGCATCCTGGCGCTCGCGGAAGAACTCGTCGTAGGTCATGTACGGTTTATCCGGATGGTTGGTTTTCATATGCTCAACGTAGTTGTCATAGTCCGGAATGCCTATCAGCATTTTCGCCGCCTGACCCAGATATTTTTTCGCCTGCCCTAAGTTACCAAACATGATGTTGTCCAGACAGAAAAAGTCCGGTGGCGTGATGCGCGCCGGGACTTTGGATGGTGTAGATGTCAGGCGGGTGCGCTTCGCGCACCCGCCGTTTACAAACTGTATTCCCCTTACATCAATGGTGTGATGTGGTTTTCACACCGCCTTCCGGTACCGGCACGTAAGGGGTTTCTCTGGCGATGGGCTGCGGCGAGCGGCGCGCTATCATCACGGTGCGAATGCCGTAGAAAATGATGCTGTACACCACCACCAGGAACAGGATGCTCAGGCCCGCATTGGTGTAGTTGTTAATAACGATATGGTGCATATTGGCAATCTGCTGTTCGGTCAGCTCAGCGCCGCCTGCGGCGATCCGCGCTTTGTACTCATTCGCCATGTAGAAGAAGCCTTCCATCTGCGGGTTGTCGCTAAAAAGCTTCATCCCGAGCGCCCAGGTGGTGCAGATAAGCAGCCACACCGCCGGCACCATTGTCACCCAGACGTAGCGGGTGCGCTTCATCTTCACCAGCACCACGGTTGCCAGCACCAGCGCCACGGCGGCCAGCATCTGGTTAGAGATGCCGAACAGCGGCCACAGGCTTTTCACGCCGCCAAGCGGGTCCACCACGCCCTGATAGAGCAGATAGCCCCACAGGCCGACGCATCCCGCAGTGCCGACGATACCGGCCACCAGCGAATCGGTTTTCTTCAGGAATGGTACGAAGTTGCCCACGAGATCCTGGAACATAAAGCGGCCGGAACGCGTACCGGCGTCCAGCGCAGTCAGGATAAACAGCGCCTCGAACAGAATGCCGAAGTGGTACCAGAAGCCCATATCCGCTGCGGGCAAGATTTTGTGGAACACATGCGCGATACCGACCGCGAGCGTTGGCGCGCCGCCTGCGCGGTTGAGCACCGACGGCTCGCCGATATCTTTGGCGGTCTGCATGATCTGCTCAGGCGTTATCACAAAGCCCCAGGCGCTTACGGTCGCCGCCGCGTGCGCGGAGACATCTTTCAGCTGCGCCAGAATCAGGGGCGCATTGCCGGTGCCGAGCTCATGCAGGTTCGGCATGGTGATGCCAAGCCCGGCGGGCGGGGTGTTCATTGCGAAATAGAGACCCGGCTCAATGATAGACGCGGCCACCAGCGCCATGACGGCGACGAATGACTCCATCAGCATCGCGCCATAGCCGATAAAGCGCGCGTCGGTTTCGTTCGCCAGCAGCTTCGGCGTGGTGCCGGAGGCGATAAGCGCATGGAAGCCGGAAACCGCGCCGCAGGCGATGGTGATAAACAGGAACGGGAACAGCGCGCCTTTCCACAGCGGCCCGGTGCCGTCGATGTACTGCGTCACCGCAGGCATTTTCAGTTCCGGGTTCAGGATAACGATGCCAATGGCGAGGCCGACAATGACGCCGATTTTCAGGAAGGTCGCCAGATAGTCGCGCGGGGCCAGGATCAGCCACACCGGCAGCAGGGCGGAGACAAACGCATAGCCCACCAGCGCGTAAGTGATGGTAGTGTCTTTAAAGGTCAGCGCCGGGCCCCAGTACGGGTCGGCTGCGATCACGCCGCCAAACCAGATAGACGCCACCAGCAGCACCACGCCGATCACCGAGACTTCGCCCACGCGGCCGGGGCGTAAAAAGCGCATATAGATGCCCATAAACAGCGCGATCGGCACTGTCGAACAGACGGTAAAGACGCCCCACGGGCTCTCCGCCAGCGCTTTCACGACGATCAGCGCCAGCACCGCCAGGATAATAATCATGATAAGGAAGCAGCCGAACAGCGCGATGGTGCCCGGCACCGGGCCCATCTCCTCTTTTATCATCTCGCCGAGCGAGGCGCCGTTACGGCGCGAGGAGATAAACAGCACCATAAAATCCTGCACCGCGCCCGCCAGCACGACGCCGGCGAGCAGCCATAGCGTGCCGGGCAGATAGCCCATCTGTGCGGCCAGCACCGGGCCGACCAGCGGGCCCGCGCCTGCAATCGCGGCAAAATGGTGGCCGAACAACACGTAGCGGTTGGTCGGCACATAGTTCAGCCCGTCGTTATTCATCACCGCCGGCGTCGCGCGCGTCGGGTCGAGTTTCATGACGCGGCTGGCGATATAAAAGCTGTAGTAGCGGTAAGCGACCAGGTAGACGGAGACGGACGCCACCACAATCCACAAGGCGCTGACGCTCTCGCCGCGGCGTAGCGCCACCACGGCAAGACAAAAGGCCCCGATCACGCCAAGAAGCGCCCAGGGCAGGTGTTTCATTACTGTTTTTTTGTCCATATAAGACCTGCTTGTCAGACAGAGATAAAACCGCCTGTAACGACATCCATAACGTACAGGCGGCGGATAACCGGAAAGATCTAAACGCGCTCAATGATGACAAAACGCGCGAAATAGCGAGTGACGAAATGATTAAGCGGCGTGATTGCCGCCCTGAATGGTCATATAGCGGGGCGAGCGGTTAGCCGCGCTCACCAGGCGGCGGATTACTGTGAAGCATGTCACGCGCGCAGACGGCAGACATAACGCGCGAACAGTGCCAGCAGACATAGCGGCGCTGAAGAACGCTTCCGGCGGCATTGCTGGCGCAGGAAAGGCGTCGCAAAGCCAGGTAAAAGCCGCCTGCGTTTTTCAGGACGGCCAGCTGGCGTCACGCAGATGCAAAGCGCATTGCGAGCACATAAATAATCAGGGGATAAACATCCTTGCCAAAAATACGGCTGGTTTCGCAGGGCAATTATTCGCCCTGGCTTAACAGTTATACATGATATATCTTTACGTGCACGTCACAATCTCAGTGTGATACCCGTATCACCATCAACAGGGGTGAACGACGCCACCATCTCGAATTTCCCCTGAAATAAATGGCTTAGTTAAGCTTCACTAAATATCTATTTAGCCTTGTTAAATTAACAAGGTTGCCGGCAAAAAAATTCCAAAAAATAAAAGCGGATAAATATCAACCCGTTAAAAACAGGCGCTGAAGGCCGCATTGCGCCTGCAACAAAAATTTGCGTTAAAAGGAAATATGGAAATGTGTGTACTGATAACAACCTATTGCGCTTAAGTGTCTACTTTTGCACCCTATTAAGGTGGGGATACGCTTTTTGTGAACGGGTATGGAGTATTCCCGATATGTATATATTACAAGCTTAATAAAACTCGTTGAATTTTTTTGAACGCTGTGTCGGGCCTGCTCTCGCTAAAGAATCATTCTTTCACTGACGATAAACAATTAACAATTTTTATCATTCCAGATTGATGGTGATTGCAATGGCTTTAGTGACGTCGTTTGGCGAGAAAGTGAATAACCTCAGCGTCGGCAAAAAACTGACGTCGAGCTTTATTATTGTTTTAGTGATTATGCTGCTGATTGCGGGCGCCGGGATATACGGCTTCCGGCAGGTGGATGAGAACTCCCGGAAGGAAACGCTCACCGTCAGCATCGTAACGGCCCTTAACGAAGCGCGTATCAACCGTACGCTGTTTCAGCTGACCAGCGATGAAAAATATGCCGAGCTGAACGCGCAGGCGCTGCGTCAGGTCGAGGCCCAGCTGGCTACGCTCGCAGAATTTAATATGGATACCGAGGGGCGCACCCGGCTGGTTGCCATGCAGACGGATCTGCAAACCTATCTGCGCGCGCGCGATAAGTACATTCAGACGCTGCGTCAGCGCAACACGCTCGCGGCCGATCTTCACGCGCAGTGGCCGTCGCAGTTTATCGAGCAGGCCTCTGCGTTCAGCGAACAGGCTGACGCCAGCCCGCAGGCGGCGATGCTGGCTGCACGGCTTGCGGCGAAAGCGCAGCAGGCGCAGAGCGTCATCGACGCGCTGGTGACGCGTGGCGATCGCGAGACGCTGGATCAACTCAACGGCATCCTGAGCACGATTGACGCGACCGCCGCGCTGCTGGCCTCCGCCACCCGCGATGCGCCGCTCTCCTGGCTGCCCGCGCTGGCCGATCAAACCCGGATGCTGCATAGCAGCGCCGCGCTGTTTGCGTCCGCTTTCGCGGACCAGCAGACGCAGTCGACCACGCTCAGCGCCGCCGCAGGCGAGCTAAACCAGACTGTGAACGACTTCCATGAGTTTCGTAAAATGCGCATGGCGAAATCCATCAGCCATGTCGAAACGCTGATGGTGACGGGCACGCTGGCTGGTGTGCTGTTCGGGCTGCTTATCGCTGCGTTTATTACCCGCAATATTACCCGTCCGCTACGCGAGACGCTGGATGTGGCCAAACGCATCGCGCAGGGCGATCTGACCGTGACGGTCTCCTCGACGCGTCGCGACGAGCCGGGTCTGCTGATGCAGGCGGTCGGCACCATGAACGACAGCCTGAAAAGCATCATTACCCGCGTGCGCCACGGTGTGGATAACGTCTCGCGCGCTTCGTCGGAAATCGCCGCCGGGAATATCGACCTCTCCTCACGCACCGAGGAGCAGTCTGCCGCCGTCGTGCAGACCGCCGCCAGCATGGAAGAGCTGACGTCTACCGTGAAAGAGACCGCCGGCAACGCGCAGCAGGCGAGCATGCTGGCCGCGC is a window of Cronobacter muytjensii ATCC 51329 DNA encoding:
- the citX gene encoding citrate lyase holo-[acyl-carrier protein] synthase, whose protein sequence is MEPDTPVYPGVTLEELLAAKETRAGRQQAWLARYGLPVISLSLVTPGPVKDSVRYRNAFAVAVQACDQLLWQHRWPWRAREVFHARTGPTALWSVAHPASEIKALCVELEQTHPLGRVWDFDIHCPQAGQVGRASLDRPGRRCLLCDEPAHACARSRRHPRDAVVGRVEKMIDDWFARD
- the citG gene encoding triphosphoribosyl-dephospho-CoA synthase CitG; this translates as MTGLPATEPRPARVPDVPSLAVAALYAELNLTPKPGLVDCANSGAHEDMDHALFVASIKAIAPWLRVFYAQGAQDAGHPESDMLRRLRPTGLACEQAMFSATGGVNTHKGGIFSLGLLCAAAGRLAAQGEPLTAATLCMTVSAMACGIVARELAHGRRAATAGERLYRQFGLTGARGEAESGFATVRRHVLPFWQHAPGDKGLHQALLRLMAVNPDTNLVSRGGLEGLRYVQEYASGLLACGWDNRALRAMDKALIARRLSPGGSADLLAVSWLLAALPG
- the mltC gene encoding membrane-bound lytic murein transglycosylase MltC; its protein translation is MKKIFALALIAPLLISCSSKKNAENAYNEAWIKDTNGFDILMGQFAHNIENIWGFNEVLIAGPKDYVKYTDQYQTRSHINFDDGTITVETIAGTEPAARLRQAIITTLLMGDDPGSIDLYSDVNDIQISREPFLYGQVVDNTGQPIRWEGRASKFADYLLQTRLKSRSNGLRIIYSVTINLVPNHLDKRAHKYIGMVRQASRKYGVDESLILAIMQTESSFNPYAVSHADALGLMQVVQHSAGKDVFRSQGKWGTPSRSYLFDPQSNIDTGTAYLAMLDNVYLGGIANPTSRRYAVITAYNGGAGSVLRVFSSDKDQAVNIINRMSPGEVYETLTTRHPSSESRRYLYKVNTAQKSYRRK
- a CDS encoding oxidative damage protection protein: MSRTIFCTFLQRDAEGQDFQLYPGELGKRIYSEISKEAWAQWQQKQTMLINEKKLNMMNPEHRKLLEQEMVNFLFEGKEVHIEGYTPPEQQ
- the mutY gene encoding A/G-specific adenine glycosylase; the encoded protein is MQAQQFSRQVLDWYDKYGRKTLPWQQEKTPYKVWLSEVMLQQTQVTTVIPYFERFMARFPDVTALANAPLDDVLHLWTGLGYYARARNLHKAAQQVATLHGGKFPETFEDVAALPGVGRSTAGAVLSLSLGKHFPILDGNVKRVLARCYAVEGWPGKKEVENRLWKISETVTPAEGVARFNQAMMDLGAMVCTRSKPKCEICPLNTGCEAYAHHSYAKYPGKKPRQTLPEKTGYFLLLQHEEALLLQQRPPVGLWGGLYCFPQFDSETALREWLHARGIAADGLTQLTAFRHTFSHFHLDIVPMWLGVQQTAACMDEAAGLWYNLAQPPAVGLAAPVERLLQQVRAEPVASRPARAIHED
- the trmB gene encoding tRNA (guanosine(46)-N7)-methyltransferase TrmB translates to MNNDVISPEFDENGRPLRRIRSFVRRQGRLTKGQQHALDHYWPVMGVEYTAEPLDFVALFGRDAPVTLEIGFGMGSSLVEMAKTNPQQNFLGIEVHSPGVGACLSAAHDEGVENLRVMCHDAVEVLEKMIPDGSLHMVQLFFPDPWHKARHNKRRIVQAPFAELVLRKLQPGGVFHMATDWEPYAEHMLEVMSSVEGYENLSQTQDYVPRPASRPVTKFEQRGHRLGHGVWDLMFGRVK
- a CDS encoding YggL family protein produces the protein MAKNRSRRLRKKMHIDEFQELGFTVTWRFPQGATDEQINTTVDELISEAIEPNGLAFGGSGNQAWEGLVFRQQIGKCTDEDRDVVRKWLEARGMTDVQVSELVDIWWD
- a CDS encoding YggN family protein; the protein is MMRKALLGVLLVTAMQAQAEYKCSVTPRDDVVLKPQTVQVVGENGDLVIGPDGAVKFNGKAVTLSAAQRQQALDYQKALRATLPWVDQGALSRVEKGRVALDKIIAKEVGENSSMRGRLTKLDAQLKTQMNRIIEHRDDGLTFHYKAIDQVRADGQQLVNQAMGGILQDSINEMGAKAVLKGGGNPLEGVLGSLGGLQTAIQNEWKNQEADFQQFGREVCTRTIQLEEQRQALVGSFN